One genomic region from Quercus robur chromosome 4, dhQueRobu3.1, whole genome shotgun sequence encodes:
- the LOC126722092 gene encoding uncharacterized protein LOC126722092, which translates to MHAHILTDKKWIAAIIERLESIPAVIRRLDDVDNYRDWSLQVKTYLMNQQLLDIVENDEAIFEAWSEKNAMALAVTLFSCGFCLRFVIWGITSAKVTWNTLAKICEFHKSDYIGVRSELRKYLSFRQFLRNGNLSAVNRFIDSCPEAQSEIIANTGSTALHIAILAGHQSIVKELVNMLPTDKLLEIKDKDGNTFLGFCALVGTTEMAKCIYS; encoded by the exons ATGCATGCAC ATATTCTCACAGATAAAAAGTGGATTGCAGCTATTATTGAACGTCTTGAGTCGATTCCAGCTGTTATTAGGCGTCTTGATGACGTAGACAATTATAGGGATTGGAGTCTTCAAGTGAAAACCTATTTGATGAATCAACAGCTCTTGGACATTGTGGAAAATGATGAAGCCATTTTTGAGGCTTGGTCCGAGAAGAATGCCATGGCTTTAGCAGTGACCTTGTTTTCATGCGGATTCTGCTTACGTTTCGTGATTTGGGGGATTACTTCGGCCAAAGTTACTTGGAATACTTTGGCAAAAATATGTGAATTCCACAAAAGTGATTACATAG GGGTAAGGAGTGAACTCCGTAAGTATCTATCATTTAGGCAGTTTCTCCGTAATGGTAATTTGTCCGCTGTTAATCGGTTCATTGACTCCTGTCCGGAGGCACAGAGTGAAATAATCGCAAATACAGGAAGTACGGCTTTACACATTGCTATCCTTGCTGGACATCAGAGTATTGTGAAGGAGTTGGTGAACATGTTGCCGACAGACaaattattagaaataaaagataaagatGGTAATACGTTTCTTGGTTTTTGTGCTCTTGTTGGAACCACCGAGATGGCGAAATGCATATATAGTTGA
- the LOC126722091 gene encoding L10-interacting MYB domain-containing protein-like: protein MGKNTTSNLEAKKARALWDNNSSWTTTFCNLCVEQIQLGNRNKGAAFSTLGWTNIVTKFCDQTGQNYDREQLKSRWDVLKGDWRLWEKLRMHDTGLGWDTAKGTILAPDDWWDRKLKELPKAKKFREKGLQNPEQLDIMFRDVAATGEAAWTPSSNTLPPTMPQEGAGDSDGSSEFKDNQCDMSLDIDSLQQGHTSQSRSSGLKRTSESIPSQKKKKKIGGAAMLDNHISELITVCKNKSEGTS from the exons ATGGGTAAAAACACAACTTCCAACCTCGAGGCAAAAAAGGCTAGAGCATTATGGGATAATAATTCAAGCTGGACCACTACTTTTTGTAATCTTTGTGTGGAACAGATTCAACTTGGGAATAGGAATAAAGGTGCTGCCTTTAGTACCCTAGGTTGGACCAATATAGTGACCAAATTTTGTGATCAAACCGGTCAAAATTATGATAGGGAGCAATTAAAAAGTAGGTGGGATGTGTTAAAAGGTGATTGGAGATTGTGGGAAAAATTGAGGATGCATGACACAGGTTTAGGTTGGGATACAGCGAAGGGAACAATTCTTGCTCCTGATGATTGGTGGGACCGAAAGTTGAAG GAATTACCCAAAGCTAAAAAATTTCGAGAGAAAGGTCTACAGAATCCAGAACAACTTGATATAATGTTTAGGGATGTTGCAGCAACTGGAGAAGCTGCATGGACCCCTTCTTCAAATACACTCCCTCCAACAATGCCACAAGAGGGTGCTGGTGATTCGGATGGTAGCTCCGAATTTAAAGATAATCAATGTGACATGAGTTTAGACATTGATAGTTTGCAACAAGGACATACTAGTCAATCACGTAGTTCAGGACTTAAGCGAACTAGTGAATCAATACCCTcacagaagaaaaagaagaagataggagGAGCTGCAATGTTAGACAATCATATTAGTGAATTAATAACTGTATGTAAGAATAAGTCTGAAGGTACTTCTTAA
- the LOC126722668 gene encoding protein ALP1-like — translation MITLLGARFAAAYVKPSDPTFSEVPTKIQDHPIYWPHFKDCIGAIDGTHVTAVVPTEKSIPYFGRKGYPTQNVMAACDFDMLFTFVLPGWEGAAHDTHIFLDTIRKQSNNFPHPPPGKYYVVDSGYPMMKGYLAPYKGISYHLQDFRRRGGSPRTRHEKFNHAHSSLRCTIERTFGVWKNKWRIIRNMPSFPFHIQMLIVSATMALHNFVRLNDRDDRGFINANRDSISRRENNSEADSSYEQNLGSLTDPAMVVLRDSIANSIWGDNN, via the exons ATGATCACTCTGTTGGGTGCTCGCTTTGCAGCTGCATATGTAAAGCCTTCGGATCCAACTTTTAGTGAAGTTCCAACCAAAATACAAGACCATCCAATTTATTGGCCACATTTCAAA gATTGCATCGGTGCGATTGATGGCACACATGTGACAGCGGTTGTACCTACTGAGAAGTCCATTCCATACTTTGGAAGAAAGGGATATCCAACCCAAAATGTGATGGCTGCATGTGATTTTGATATGTTATTCACATTTGTTTTGCCTGGATGGGAAGGTGCAGCACACGAcactcacatttttcttgataCTATTCGTAAACAGAGTAACAACTTTCCGCACCCACCACCAG ggaaATATTATGTAGTTGATTCTGGATACCCAATGATGAAAGGTTATTTGGCACCATACAAAGGGATATCATACCATCTTCAAGACTTTCGAAGGAGAGGTGGAAGCCCTAGAACTAGACATGAAAAATTTAATCATGCTCACTCATCTCTTCGATGTACGATTGAGCGCACTTTTGGTGTGTGGAAGAATAAATGGAGAATTATCAGAAACATGCCATCTTTTCCATTCCATATCCAAATGCTTATTGTATCTGCTACTATGGCTCTTCATAATTTTGTTAGACTAAATGATAGGGATGATAGGGGCTTCATAAATGCCAATCGAGATTCAATTTCtagaagagaaaataatagTGAAGCAGATAGCAGTTATGAGCAGAATTTAGGATCTTTAACAGACCCTGCGATGGTGGTTCTTCGTGATTCCATTGCTAATTCCATTTGGGGGGATAATAATTAg